In one window of Eubalaena glacialis isolate mEubGla1 chromosome 13, mEubGla1.1.hap2.+ XY, whole genome shotgun sequence DNA:
- the LOC133103451 gene encoding cytochrome c oxidase assembly protein COX19 codes for MSTAMNFGSKSFQPRPPDKGSFPLDHFGECKSFKEKFMKCLRDNNFENALCRNESKEYLECRMERQLMAREPLEKLGFGDLIDGKSETKTEP; via the exons ATGTCGACGGCCATGAACTTCGGGTCCAAGAGCTTCCAGCCGCGGCCCCCGGACAAGGGCAGCTTCCCGCTGGATCACTTCG GTGAATGTAAAAGCTTTAAAGAGAAATTCATGAAGTGTCTCCGGgacaataattttgaaaatgctttGTGCAGAAATGAGTCAAAAGAATATTTAGAGTGCAGGATGGAGAG GCAACTGATGGCACGAGAACCCCTGGAAAAACTGGGATTTGGAGATTTGATAGATGGAAAGTCAGAGACAAAGACGGAACCGTGA